The following proteins come from a genomic window of Alosa alosa isolate M-15738 ecotype Scorff River chromosome 2, AALO_Geno_1.1, whole genome shotgun sequence:
- the LOC125310649 gene encoding pyruvate dehydrogenase (acetyl-transferring) kinase isozyme 3, mitochondrial-like isoform X1, giving the protein MRLINFLMKNVNTKIEYYSRFSPSPMSIQQFLDFGRENACEKTSYMFLRKELVVRLANTMREVTLLPENLLSQPSLKHVQKWYMQSFEELLEFEARSPESGRTLNDFLDTLNKIRNRHNDVVPTVAQGVIEYKDKYGFDPFISSNVQYFLDRFYTNRISFRMLINQHTLLFGDATAHPKHIGGIDPACNVPEVVRDAYDTAKMLCEQYYMMAPDLVIQEFNSESKSKEKPIQVVYVPSHLFHMLFELFKNSMRATVELHEDNDKGLPPVTALVTLGKEDLSIKISDMGGGVPLRKMDRLFNYMYSTAPAPSLDSSQSAVPLAGFGYGLPISRLYARYFQGDLNLYSMEGVGTDAVIYLKALSSESFERLPVFNKSAWRHYQTGPEADDWSNPSSDPHKQTTICKSQHSPVAVDL; this is encoded by the exons ATGAGGTTAATCAACTTTTTGATGAAAAATGTCAACACTAAAATCGAATACTACTCCAGATTTTCACCTTCACCGATGTCAATTCAGCAGTTTCTCGATTTCG GTCGGGAGAATGCATGTGAGAAGACCTCCTACATGTTCCTGAGGAAGGAGCTCGTTGTCCGATTGGCCAACACCATGCGAGAGGTCACTCTGTTGCCAGAAAATCTGCTCAGTCAACCCTCTCTCAAACATGTGCAGAAGTG GTATATGCAGAGTTTTGAGGAGCTGCTAGAATTTGAAGCCCGAAGCCCAGAGAGTGGTCGTACactgaatga CTTTCTGGACACCCTTAATAAGATACGCAATCGGCACAATGATGTAGTGCCCACAGTGGCCCAGGGGGTGATCGAGTACAAGGATAAGTATGGCTTTGACCCCTTCATCAGCAGCAACGTACAGTACTTCCTGGATCGTTTCTATACCAACCGAATATCCTTCCGCATGCTTATTAACCAGCATA CACTCCTCTTCGGTGATGCCACTGCCCATCCCAAACATATAGGAGGCATTGACCCTGCCTGCAACGTGCCTGAAGTGGTGAGAG ATGCATACGACACAGCCAAGATGCTCTGTGAGCAATACTACATGATGGCGCCAGATCTTGTCATTCAGGAATTCAACAGTGAGT CTAAATCCAAAGAAAAGCCTATCCAGGTGGTGTATGTTCCCTCACATCTCTTCCACATGCTCTTTGAACTGTTTAAG AATTCCATGAGAGCCACAGTGGAGCTGCATGAGGACAATGACAAAGGGCTTCCTCCAGTCACAGCTTTGGTGACCCTTGGAAAAGAGGACCTTTCAATAAAG ATCAGTGATATGGGTGGTGGAGTGCCTCTCAGGAAAATGGACAGGCTCTTTAACTACATGTATTCAACTGCACCTGCGCCGAGTCTGGACTCCTCACAGTCTGCAGTCCCTCTG gCAGGATTTGGCTATGGTTTGCCCATTTCCAGGCTGTATGCACGCTACTTCCAAGGAGACCTCAACTTATACTCAATGGAAGGAGTGGGGACTGATGCAGTCATTTACCTAAAG GCCCTGTCAAGTGAGTCCTTTGAACGTCTTCCGGTCTTCAACAAGTCAGCCTGGCGGCACTACCAGACAGGCCCTGAAGCAGATGACTGGAGCAACCCGAGCAGTGACCCTCACAA
- the LOC125310649 gene encoding pyruvate dehydrogenase (acetyl-transferring) kinase isozyme 3, mitochondrial-like isoform X3, whose translation MRLINFLMKNVNTKIEYYSRFSPSPMSIQQFLDFGRENACEKTSYMFLRKELVVRLANTMREVTLLPENLLSQPSLKHVQKWYMQSFEELLEFEARSPESGRTLNDFLDTLNKIRNRHNDVVPTVAQGVIEYKDKYGFDPFISSNVQYFLDRFYTNRISFRMLINQHTLLFGDATAHPKHIGGIDPACNVPEVVRDAYDTAKMLCEQYYMMAPDLVIQEFNSESKSKEKPIQVVYVPSHLFHMLFELFKNSMRATVELHEDNDKGLPPVTALVTLGKEDLSIKISDMGGGVPLRKMDRLFNYMYSTAPAPSLDSSQSAVPLAGFGYGLPISRLYARYFQGDLNLYSMEGVGTDAVIYLKALSSESFERLPVFNKSAWRHYQTGPEADDWSNPSSDPHKYKSNR comes from the exons ATGAGGTTAATCAACTTTTTGATGAAAAATGTCAACACTAAAATCGAATACTACTCCAGATTTTCACCTTCACCGATGTCAATTCAGCAGTTTCTCGATTTCG GTCGGGAGAATGCATGTGAGAAGACCTCCTACATGTTCCTGAGGAAGGAGCTCGTTGTCCGATTGGCCAACACCATGCGAGAGGTCACTCTGTTGCCAGAAAATCTGCTCAGTCAACCCTCTCTCAAACATGTGCAGAAGTG GTATATGCAGAGTTTTGAGGAGCTGCTAGAATTTGAAGCCCGAAGCCCAGAGAGTGGTCGTACactgaatga CTTTCTGGACACCCTTAATAAGATACGCAATCGGCACAATGATGTAGTGCCCACAGTGGCCCAGGGGGTGATCGAGTACAAGGATAAGTATGGCTTTGACCCCTTCATCAGCAGCAACGTACAGTACTTCCTGGATCGTTTCTATACCAACCGAATATCCTTCCGCATGCTTATTAACCAGCATA CACTCCTCTTCGGTGATGCCACTGCCCATCCCAAACATATAGGAGGCATTGACCCTGCCTGCAACGTGCCTGAAGTGGTGAGAG ATGCATACGACACAGCCAAGATGCTCTGTGAGCAATACTACATGATGGCGCCAGATCTTGTCATTCAGGAATTCAACAGTGAGT CTAAATCCAAAGAAAAGCCTATCCAGGTGGTGTATGTTCCCTCACATCTCTTCCACATGCTCTTTGAACTGTTTAAG AATTCCATGAGAGCCACAGTGGAGCTGCATGAGGACAATGACAAAGGGCTTCCTCCAGTCACAGCTTTGGTGACCCTTGGAAAAGAGGACCTTTCAATAAAG ATCAGTGATATGGGTGGTGGAGTGCCTCTCAGGAAAATGGACAGGCTCTTTAACTACATGTATTCAACTGCACCTGCGCCGAGTCTGGACTCCTCACAGTCTGCAGTCCCTCTG gCAGGATTTGGCTATGGTTTGCCCATTTCCAGGCTGTATGCACGCTACTTCCAAGGAGACCTCAACTTATACTCAATGGAAGGAGTGGGGACTGATGCAGTCATTTACCTAAAG GCCCTGTCAAGTGAGTCCTTTGAACGTCTTCCGGTCTTCAACAAGTCAGCCTGGCGGCACTACCAGACAGGCCCTGAAGCAGATGACTGGAGCAACCCGAGCAGTGACCCTCACAAGTACAAATCAAACCGATAA
- the LOC125310649 gene encoding pyruvate dehydrogenase (acetyl-transferring) kinase isozyme 3, mitochondrial-like isoform X4, whose amino-acid sequence MRLINFLMKNVNTKIEYYSRFSPSPMSIQQFLDFGRENACEKTSYMFLRKELVVRLANTMREVTLLPENLLSQPSLKHVQKWYMQSFEELLEFEARSPESGRTLNDFLDTLNKIRNRHNDVVPTVAQGVIEYKDKYGFDPFISSNVQYFLDRFYTNRISFRMLINQHTLLFGDATAHPKHIGGIDPACNVPEVVRDAYDTAKMLCEQYYMMAPDLVIQEFNTKSKEKPIQVVYVPSHLFHMLFELFKNSMRATVELHEDNDKGLPPVTALVTLGKEDLSIKISDMGGGVPLRKMDRLFNYMYSTAPAPSLDSSQSAVPLAGFGYGLPISRLYARYFQGDLNLYSMEGVGTDAVIYLKALSSESFERLPVFNKSAWRHYQTGPEADDWSNPSSDPHKYKSNR is encoded by the exons ATGAGGTTAATCAACTTTTTGATGAAAAATGTCAACACTAAAATCGAATACTACTCCAGATTTTCACCTTCACCGATGTCAATTCAGCAGTTTCTCGATTTCG GTCGGGAGAATGCATGTGAGAAGACCTCCTACATGTTCCTGAGGAAGGAGCTCGTTGTCCGATTGGCCAACACCATGCGAGAGGTCACTCTGTTGCCAGAAAATCTGCTCAGTCAACCCTCTCTCAAACATGTGCAGAAGTG GTATATGCAGAGTTTTGAGGAGCTGCTAGAATTTGAAGCCCGAAGCCCAGAGAGTGGTCGTACactgaatga CTTTCTGGACACCCTTAATAAGATACGCAATCGGCACAATGATGTAGTGCCCACAGTGGCCCAGGGGGTGATCGAGTACAAGGATAAGTATGGCTTTGACCCCTTCATCAGCAGCAACGTACAGTACTTCCTGGATCGTTTCTATACCAACCGAATATCCTTCCGCATGCTTATTAACCAGCATA CACTCCTCTTCGGTGATGCCACTGCCCATCCCAAACATATAGGAGGCATTGACCCTGCCTGCAACGTGCCTGAAGTGGTGAGAG ATGCATACGACACAGCCAAGATGCTCTGTGAGCAATACTACATGATGGCGCCAGATCTTGTCATTCAGGAATTCAACA CTAAATCCAAAGAAAAGCCTATCCAGGTGGTGTATGTTCCCTCACATCTCTTCCACATGCTCTTTGAACTGTTTAAG AATTCCATGAGAGCCACAGTGGAGCTGCATGAGGACAATGACAAAGGGCTTCCTCCAGTCACAGCTTTGGTGACCCTTGGAAAAGAGGACCTTTCAATAAAG ATCAGTGATATGGGTGGTGGAGTGCCTCTCAGGAAAATGGACAGGCTCTTTAACTACATGTATTCAACTGCACCTGCGCCGAGTCTGGACTCCTCACAGTCTGCAGTCCCTCTG gCAGGATTTGGCTATGGTTTGCCCATTTCCAGGCTGTATGCACGCTACTTCCAAGGAGACCTCAACTTATACTCAATGGAAGGAGTGGGGACTGATGCAGTCATTTACCTAAAG GCCCTGTCAAGTGAGTCCTTTGAACGTCTTCCGGTCTTCAACAAGTCAGCCTGGCGGCACTACCAGACAGGCCCTGAAGCAGATGACTGGAGCAACCCGAGCAGTGACCCTCACAAGTACAAATCAAACCGATAA
- the LOC125310649 gene encoding pyruvate dehydrogenase (acetyl-transferring) kinase isozyme 3, mitochondrial-like isoform X2, translated as MRLINFLMKNVNTKIEYYSRFSPSPMSIQQFLDFGRENACEKTSYMFLRKELVVRLANTMREVTLLPENLLSQPSLKHVQKWYMQSFEELLEFEARSPESGRTLNDFLDTLNKIRNRHNDVVPTVAQGVIEYKDKYGFDPFISSNVQYFLDRFYTNRISFRMLINQHTLLFGDATAHPKHIGGIDPACNVPEVVRDAYDTAKMLCEQYYMMAPDLVIQEFNTKSKEKPIQVVYVPSHLFHMLFELFKNSMRATVELHEDNDKGLPPVTALVTLGKEDLSIKISDMGGGVPLRKMDRLFNYMYSTAPAPSLDSSQSAVPLAGFGYGLPISRLYARYFQGDLNLYSMEGVGTDAVIYLKALSSESFERLPVFNKSAWRHYQTGPEADDWSNPSSDPHKQTTICKSQHSPVAVDL; from the exons ATGAGGTTAATCAACTTTTTGATGAAAAATGTCAACACTAAAATCGAATACTACTCCAGATTTTCACCTTCACCGATGTCAATTCAGCAGTTTCTCGATTTCG GTCGGGAGAATGCATGTGAGAAGACCTCCTACATGTTCCTGAGGAAGGAGCTCGTTGTCCGATTGGCCAACACCATGCGAGAGGTCACTCTGTTGCCAGAAAATCTGCTCAGTCAACCCTCTCTCAAACATGTGCAGAAGTG GTATATGCAGAGTTTTGAGGAGCTGCTAGAATTTGAAGCCCGAAGCCCAGAGAGTGGTCGTACactgaatga CTTTCTGGACACCCTTAATAAGATACGCAATCGGCACAATGATGTAGTGCCCACAGTGGCCCAGGGGGTGATCGAGTACAAGGATAAGTATGGCTTTGACCCCTTCATCAGCAGCAACGTACAGTACTTCCTGGATCGTTTCTATACCAACCGAATATCCTTCCGCATGCTTATTAACCAGCATA CACTCCTCTTCGGTGATGCCACTGCCCATCCCAAACATATAGGAGGCATTGACCCTGCCTGCAACGTGCCTGAAGTGGTGAGAG ATGCATACGACACAGCCAAGATGCTCTGTGAGCAATACTACATGATGGCGCCAGATCTTGTCATTCAGGAATTCAACA CTAAATCCAAAGAAAAGCCTATCCAGGTGGTGTATGTTCCCTCACATCTCTTCCACATGCTCTTTGAACTGTTTAAG AATTCCATGAGAGCCACAGTGGAGCTGCATGAGGACAATGACAAAGGGCTTCCTCCAGTCACAGCTTTGGTGACCCTTGGAAAAGAGGACCTTTCAATAAAG ATCAGTGATATGGGTGGTGGAGTGCCTCTCAGGAAAATGGACAGGCTCTTTAACTACATGTATTCAACTGCACCTGCGCCGAGTCTGGACTCCTCACAGTCTGCAGTCCCTCTG gCAGGATTTGGCTATGGTTTGCCCATTTCCAGGCTGTATGCACGCTACTTCCAAGGAGACCTCAACTTATACTCAATGGAAGGAGTGGGGACTGATGCAGTCATTTACCTAAAG GCCCTGTCAAGTGAGTCCTTTGAACGTCTTCCGGTCTTCAACAAGTCAGCCTGGCGGCACTACCAGACAGGCCCTGAAGCAGATGACTGGAGCAACCCGAGCAGTGACCCTCACAA